In Lascolabacillus massiliensis, a single genomic region encodes these proteins:
- a CDS encoding Fur family transcriptional regulator: MDANLKLRKQVKNEFMEYLTLHKHRKTPERFAILDHIYSTKGHFDMDTLYKSMIEVNFRVSRATLYNTIDLLLDCGLVIKHQFGGNISNYERAYGNENHNHLICTICGEVWEMKNDDILTPAQLKKIRKFNVSYYSMYIYGVCSKCSHAKKMQLRKLTRSVKDKTKDK, from the coding sequence ATGGATGCCAATTTGAAATTGAGGAAACAGGTTAAAAATGAGTTTATGGAGTATCTAACTTTGCATAAGCATCGTAAAACTCCAGAACGATTCGCAATATTGGATCATATATATTCTACCAAAGGGCATTTTGACATGGATACACTTTATAAATCTATGATTGAAGTGAATTTCAGAGTTAGTCGTGCTACTTTATATAATACAATTGATCTATTATTGGACTGTGGACTGGTAATAAAACATCAATTTGGCGGTAATATTTCGAACTACGAAAGAGCATATGGGAATGAAAACCACAATCATCTGATTTGTACAATTTGTGGTGAGGTCTGGGAAATGAAAAACGATGATATTCTCACTCCTGCTCAACTTAAAAAAATAAGAAAATTCAATGTAAGTTATTATAGTATGTATATTTATGGAGTATGTAGCAAATGCAGTCACGCTAAAAAAATGCAACTAAGAAAACTTACACGTTCAGTAAAAGATAAAACTAAAGATAAATAG
- a CDS encoding zinc metallopeptidase, translating to MALIWIIFIGIALLGWIVQARLQNRFKRYSKIPLRNGMTGREVAEKMLHDNGIYDVQVISTKGALTDHYNPLKKTINLSEPVYDSYSVAAAAVAAHETGHALQHALGYAPLKMRSALVPIISSTSKWVMWVLLLGIILVETFPLLLWFGIVIFGLSTLFSFITLPVEKNATNRALSWLSSAGITDVSNHSQAEDALRWAGYTYVVAALSSLATLLYYIMIAMSGNRR from the coding sequence ATGGCATTAATTTGGATTATATTTATTGGTATAGCTCTTTTAGGTTGGATAGTACAAGCCCGTCTTCAAAATAGGTTTAAGAGATATTCTAAAATACCTCTCAGAAACGGAATGACAGGTAGAGAAGTAGCTGAGAAGATGCTACATGATAATGGAATATATGATGTGCAGGTAATTTCTACTAAAGGTGCGCTAACTGATCACTACAACCCACTAAAAAAGACAATAAATCTTAGTGAGCCTGTTTATGATAGCTATAGTGTAGCAGCTGCTGCAGTCGCAGCACACGAAACTGGACATGCTTTACAGCATGCTTTGGGATACGCTCCCTTAAAAATGCGTTCTGCTTTAGTACCTATAATATCTTCCACCTCAAAATGGGTAATGTGGGTTCTATTATTAGGTATAATTCTAGTAGAGACATTTCCATTACTACTATGGTTTGGTATTGTAATCTTTGGGCTATCAACACTTTTTAGTTTTATTACACTCCCTGTTGAAAAAAATGCAACAAATAGAGCATTGAGTTGGCTGAGTAGTGCTGGCATTACAGATGTAAGCAATCACTCCCAGGCTGAGGATGCTTTACGCTGGGCTGGTTATACTTACGTTGTTGCAGCGCTTAGTTCACTTGCTACATTACTATATTATATAATGATAGCAATGAGTGGCAACAGAAGATGA
- a CDS encoding SRPBCC family protein, translated as MIPINDNAPVKIEKRIEIEVPLEVVWEILTDINKWSEWNPNVKKAKLKGELLSGTSFDWIRDGAKITSTIHTIEPFRLFGWSGKAFGSYGIHNWKLENKNGTTEVISVESMEGLLMNIFRGFMKNNLETYMINWLNSLKREAEDQYYNV; from the coding sequence ATGATTCCAATAAATGATAATGCTCCTGTAAAAATTGAAAAACGTATAGAGATTGAAGTACCATTAGAAGTTGTATGGGAAATTCTAACTGATATAAATAAATGGTCGGAATGGAATCCAAATGTGAAAAAGGCAAAATTAAAAGGAGAACTCTTATCAGGGACATCATTTGATTGGATAAGAGATGGAGCTAAAATCACTTCAACAATACATACAATTGAACCGTTTAGATTGTTTGGGTGGAGTGGTAAAGCTTTTGGATCTTATGGTATTCACAATTGGAAATTAGAAAACAAAAATGGTACTACTGAAGTAATTTCAGTGGAAAGTATGGAAGGTCTGCTTATGAATATTTTTAGGGGATTCATGAAAAATAATCTGGAAACATACATGATAAACTGGCTCAATTCCTTAAAGAGGGAAGCAGAAGATCAGTATTACAATGTATAG
- a CDS encoding VOC family protein — MDKIIYPCIMCKNNAKEMAEYYLSVFTDIEIADENNWAVVLNIVGQRVMLLNGGEMAHPNPTISLMYLTTSAFEVQDLYNKLIKGGKDLMPLDSYPFSEKYAWVEDRYNVSWQIITANEKDIIQKIVPTLMFVGENNGKAAEAIDFYTSKFPNSEKLGVLKYTGDEGEIPGNIQHAEFKMLDYLLMIMDSSNLNSINFSEGVSLVVECKTQEEIDKYWDIFISNGGEEGMCGWLKDKFGICWQIAPSVLKELLKKSPEVMKEMINMKKLDIRRLSDSVM, encoded by the coding sequence ATGGACAAAATAATTTACCCTTGCATAATGTGCAAGAATAATGCTAAAGAAATGGCAGAGTATTATTTATCTGTGTTTACTGATATCGAGATTGCCGATGAAAATAACTGGGCAGTAGTTTTAAATATAGTTGGTCAGCGTGTAATGCTACTAAACGGTGGGGAAATGGCTCACCCAAATCCAACAATATCTCTGATGTATCTAACTACATCTGCTTTCGAAGTGCAAGATTTGTATAATAAATTAATAAAAGGAGGTAAAGACTTAATGCCATTAGATTCTTACCCCTTCAGTGAAAAATATGCATGGGTTGAGGACCGATATAATGTTTCATGGCAAATAATTACTGCAAATGAAAAAGATATAATTCAAAAGATTGTTCCAACATTAATGTTTGTCGGAGAAAACAATGGTAAAGCAGCAGAAGCAATTGATTTCTATACTTCAAAATTTCCAAACTCAGAGAAGTTAGGTGTTTTAAAATATACAGGGGATGAGGGTGAAATACCAGGGAATATACAACATGCTGAATTTAAGATGCTTGACTACTTGTTGATGATAATGGATAGTTCAAATCTTAATTCAATTAACTTCTCAGAAGGTGTTTCTCTAGTTGTTGAATGCAAAACGCAAGAGGAAATAGATAAATATTGGGATATATTCATTTCAAATGGTGGTGAGGAAGGAATGTGTGGATGGTTAAAAGATAAATTTGGCATTTGTTGGCAGATTGCTCCAAGTGTTTTGAAAGAGCTGCTAAAAAAATCTCCTGAAGTAATGAAAGAAATGATTAACATGAAAAAGCTTGATATTAGGAGACTGAGTGACTCTGTAATGTAA
- a CDS encoding aldo/keto reductase: MDKRQFIKNSIAGAIALGATNKVNSAFTVTDLNSGIINTVPKIKRTLGKTGFNVFPVIYGGIISSRDGQAASNNYVAWALDRGVNYFDVAPSYGDAEEKLGLSLKPHRKDLFLACKTTIRTKKEAEKEFEESLRLLHTDYFDEFQLHSLTTPEDVDKAFDSNGVIEMIEKEKKRGRIRKVGFSAHSQTQALRAMSLYNFDTVMFPINWQMDMLAKWGSGVANDAKQRDMGVIAIKGLIHRKWLNDAERETYPKSWCKPIDVSNPEMGVAALKYTFKAGADVIIPPGDFRNFAFCVDHIEEIINEPLTQKEMTLLDNEFLAVKDYPFFNPQA; the protein is encoded by the coding sequence ATGGATAAACGACAATTCATAAAAAACAGTATAGCTGGTGCAATTGCGTTAGGAGCAACAAATAAGGTTAACTCTGCTTTTACAGTAACCGACCTTAATTCAGGTATAATAAATACAGTACCTAAAATTAAGCGCACATTAGGTAAAACTGGTTTCAATGTATTCCCTGTAATTTACGGTGGAATTATATCAAGTAGGGATGGTCAGGCTGCATCCAATAATTATGTAGCATGGGCTTTGGACAGAGGAGTTAATTATTTCGATGTTGCTCCCTCTTATGGCGATGCTGAAGAGAAACTTGGTCTTTCATTAAAACCTCACAGGAAAGACCTGTTTCTTGCATGTAAAACAACTATCCGTACAAAGAAAGAAGCCGAAAAAGAGTTTGAAGAATCTCTAAGATTACTTCATACAGATTATTTTGATGAATTTCAATTGCATAGTCTGACTACACCTGAAGATGTGGATAAAGCTTTTGATTCAAATGGTGTAATTGAAATGATTGAGAAAGAAAAAAAGCGCGGTCGAATTAGAAAAGTGGGATTCTCTGCTCATTCACAAACCCAAGCTCTACGTGCTATGTCGCTCTATAACTTTGATACAGTTATGTTTCCTATAAACTGGCAAATGGATATGCTTGCAAAATGGGGTTCAGGTGTAGCAAATGATGCTAAACAAAGAGATATGGGTGTAATTGCTATAAAAGGTTTAATACATCGCAAATGGCTGAATGATGCAGAAAGAGAGACTTACCCAAAATCTTGGTGTAAACCAATAGATGTGAGTAATCCTGAAATGGGTGTAGCTGCTCTGAAGTATACCTTCAAGGCTGGAGCAGATGTGATTATCCCTCCTGGCGATTTCCGCAATTTCGCTTTTTGTGTTGATCATATAGAAGAAATAATAAATGAGCCTTTAACACAAAAAGAGATGACTCTACTTGACAATGAATTTTTGGCCGTAAAAGATTATCCATTTTTTAATCCTCAGGCATAA
- a CDS encoding VOC family protein, which yields MTKLNPYLNFDGTCEEAFNFYKTVFGGEFTYFSKMGEIEGMEASEDDKNLIMHVSLPIGKDVLMGSDAPTNMKSQFKSGNNNYICISPDSKEEADRLFKELSVDGEIEMPMEEMFWGDYFGSFKDKYGVCWMINYYKSE from the coding sequence ATGACTAAGTTAAATCCTTATTTAAATTTTGATGGCACTTGTGAAGAGGCTTTCAATTTTTATAAAACAGTTTTTGGAGGTGAATTTACTTATTTCTCAAAAATGGGAGAAATTGAAGGAATGGAAGCATCAGAAGATGATAAAAATCTGATAATGCATGTAAGTCTACCAATTGGTAAAGATGTTTTAATGGGATCAGATGCACCTACAAATATGAAATCTCAATTCAAATCAGGTAATAATAACTACATATGTATTTCACCTGACAGTAAAGAAGAGGCTGATAGACTTTTTAAAGAACTTTCAGTAGATGGTGAAATTGAAATGCCTATGGAAGAAATGTTTTGGGGTGACTATTTTGGTAGTTTTAAAGACAAATATGGTGTATGTTGGATGATAAACTATTATAAGAGTGAGTAA
- a CDS encoding glycoside hydrolase family 10 protein, whose protein sequence is MNKIFILLILLLLSSVVVIPSEIPATEVRAVWLTTNYGLDWPTNSKSQEDQKKELISILDSLKKYNFNTVMFQVRARGEVFYKSVIEPMSSLIAAGDKGEHDFDPLAFAVEEAHKRGLECHAWIVTYPLGGDRHVRSLGSKSVTKKNPTITKKFKGEWFLDPGNPRTDDYLISIVEEIVNNYDVDGIHFDYIRYPDNRGQFPDDGLYRIYGKGLSRADWRRDNITRFITKVYDFVKKQKPWVQVSSSPLGRYRTINDRGRGWTAFETVFQDAGKWMKLGKHDALYPMMYYKDELFYPYLDDWKINSNERILVPGLGAYQIIELGWSSNDILDQVEYARKNRVDGQAFFRTQNILSNSKGILDSLNKLYEHPAKLPPMKWLSDSIPNRPNDLRAEKITKDTLELKWEEIEGERVTYNVYRSVSDDLSIDRAENIIATGLKDNVLYIPVLNDEKAYYYYVTTSDSFHNESDVSIPAFFYHSETIK, encoded by the coding sequence ATGAACAAAATATTTATTTTGCTCATTCTGTTGTTATTAAGTTCGGTTGTTGTAATCCCCTCCGAAATACCTGCTACGGAAGTGAGAGCTGTTTGGTTAACTACTAATTATGGACTTGATTGGCCTACAAACAGTAAAAGTCAGGAAGATCAAAAAAAAGAACTTATTTCGATACTTGATTCATTGAAGAAATATAACTTCAACACAGTAATGTTTCAAGTTCGTGCACGTGGCGAAGTCTTTTATAAATCAGTTATTGAACCGATGTCGTCATTGATAGCAGCCGGAGACAAAGGAGAACATGATTTTGATCCGCTTGCATTTGCCGTTGAAGAGGCTCACAAAAGAGGCTTAGAATGTCACGCATGGATAGTGACATACCCATTAGGGGGAGACAGACATGTTAGAAGTTTAGGCTCTAAATCAGTTACAAAGAAAAACCCAACTATAACTAAAAAATTCAAAGGTGAATGGTTTCTTGACCCAGGCAATCCAAGAACAGATGATTATCTTATATCTATCGTAGAGGAGATAGTAAATAATTATGATGTTGATGGGATTCATTTCGACTATATACGATATCCAGATAATAGAGGCCAGTTTCCAGATGATGGTCTTTATAGAATTTATGGGAAAGGCTTATCCAGGGCTGACTGGAGAAGAGATAATATTACTCGTTTCATAACTAAAGTATACGATTTTGTTAAGAAACAAAAACCATGGGTACAGGTGAGCAGCTCTCCTTTGGGTCGCTATAGAACTATAAATGATAGAGGCAGAGGATGGACAGCATTTGAGACCGTTTTTCAGGATGCAGGAAAGTGGATGAAACTAGGTAAACATGATGCGTTATATCCTATGATGTATTATAAAGATGAATTGTTTTACCCATATCTTGACGATTGGAAGATAAATAGTAATGAAAGAATTTTAGTACCCGGATTAGGGGCATATCAGATTATAGAATTAGGATGGAGTTCCAATGATATATTAGATCAGGTAGAATATGCCAGAAAAAACCGGGTTGATGGGCAAGCTTTCTTTAGAACACAAAATATTCTCTCCAATAGTAAAGGAATTTTAGATAGTCTGAATAAGTTATACGAACATCCGGCAAAGTTACCTCCGATGAAATGGTTATCAGATTCAATCCCAAACAGACCAAATGATTTACGTGCTGAAAAAATAACAAAGGACACTTTAGAGTTAAAATGGGAAGAAATTGAAGGTGAGAGAGTAACATATAATGTATACAGGAGTGTAAGTGATGATTTAAGCATAGATAGAGCAGAAAATATAATTGCTACAGGTTTAAAAGATAATGTACTTTATATTCCAGTACTGAATGATGAAAAAGCTTATTATTACTATGTAACAACATCTGACTCCTTTCACAATGAGAGTGATGTAAGTATTCCTGCATTCTTTTATCATTCAGAAACAATAAAGTAG
- a CDS encoding PQQ-dependent sugar dehydrogenase — MKHLIITSIFSLYFLFLSAACDEQKTKNEQEIPENKFPPVETQNPNTDYTPAFVGQTRISGVKTITPYEAKVISTEFDSPWAVVFLPDGRLVITEKGGSLRIATTDGSVSGKIYGFPEVDDRNQGGLLDVAPAPDFTTSRLLYFTFAERTPKGSLTAVGKGRLSDDETNIENFQIIYRAIPYFDNSMHFGSRIVFDKSGNIFITTGERSSLETRYNAQKLETAHGKVIHITPEGKAVPGNPFINKAGALPEIYSYGHRNPQGLDIHPVTGELWLSEMGPRGGDELNLIEAGKDYGWPTITYGIEYNGNTIGDGITQKEGMEQPVYYWDPVLSPSGMVFYNSTVIPEWENNLFIGGLSSRHIARIVIENGKVVGEERLLADEGERFRDVESGSDGALYAVTDSGKLYRIAKTNSNKLLMFSKKSYKYKQHG; from the coding sequence ATGAAACATTTAATAATTACATCAATTTTTTCTTTGTACTTCCTTTTTTTATCAGCAGCATGTGATGAACAAAAAACTAAGAATGAACAGGAAATACCAGAAAATAAATTTCCTCCTGTAGAAACACAAAATCCCAATACTGATTATACTCCTGCTTTTGTTGGACAAACAAGAATATCAGGTGTTAAAACAATTACACCGTACGAAGCAAAAGTTATTTCTACTGAGTTTGATAGTCCATGGGCTGTTGTATTTCTACCAGATGGTCGTCTGGTTATAACAGAAAAAGGGGGATCATTGCGCATAGCAACTACTGATGGATCTGTTAGTGGGAAAATATATGGTTTCCCTGAAGTAGATGACAGAAATCAGGGAGGATTATTAGATGTAGCACCAGCACCCGATTTCACAACCAGCAGATTGCTCTACTTTACATTTGCAGAAAGAACACCTAAGGGTTCTTTAACAGCTGTTGGAAAAGGTAGGTTGTCAGATGATGAAACAAATATAGAAAACTTTCAAATAATATACCGTGCTATACCTTATTTCGATAATAGTATGCATTTCGGAAGTAGAATTGTTTTTGATAAAAGTGGTAATATATTCATTACAACAGGGGAAAGATCAAGTCTTGAAACACGATACAATGCTCAAAAGCTTGAGACAGCTCATGGAAAGGTGATACACATTACTCCTGAAGGTAAGGCTGTACCGGGAAATCCATTTATTAACAAAGCAGGTGCTCTTCCAGAAATATATAGTTATGGACATAGGAACCCACAAGGATTAGATATTCATCCTGTAACAGGAGAACTTTGGCTTAGTGAAATGGGGCCTCGAGGTGGTGATGAATTAAATTTAATTGAGGCAGGAAAAGATTATGGCTGGCCTACAATAACCTATGGGATAGAATACAACGGGAATACAATCGGTGATGGTATTACCCAAAAAGAAGGAATGGAGCAACCTGTCTACTACTGGGATCCGGTATTATCACCAAGTGGTATGGTATTTTACAATTCAACTGTTATTCCTGAATGGGAAAACAATCTATTCATAGGGGGGTTAAGCAGCAGACATATTGCACGTATTGTAATAGAGAATGGCAAGGTAGTTGGAGAAGAACGTTTACTTGCAGATGAGGGTGAACGTTTTAGAGATGTTGAATCAGGCAGTGATGGAGCACTTTATGCAGTCACTGACTCAGGAAAATTATACCGCATTGCTAAAACAAATAGTAATAAATTGCTGATGTTTTCAAAAAAAAGCTATAAATATAAGCAACATGGATAA
- a CDS encoding adenylosuccinate synthase gives MKVDVILGLQWGDEGKGKIVDVLTPNYGIVARFQGGPNAGHTLEFEGQKYILKSIPSGIFQEGKLNIIGNGVVIDPALFKQEVEALEKSGHKLTDRLYISKKAHLILPTHRLLDAASETAMGEEKIGTTGRGIGPAYTDKIGRHGLRVGDILNNFKVKYQKAVERHKKELDNYNIEYDLNSLEADWFAGIEKMKEYKFIDSEQFINDYLNEGGSVLAEGAQGSLLDIDFGSYPFVTSSNTVCAGACTGLGIAPRRIGDVFGIFKAYCTRVGSGPFPTELFDEDGQKLRDNGNEYGSVTGRPRRCGWIDLVSLRYTIMLNGVTKLVMMKSDVLDSFETIKACVAYKINGVETENLPYDISGDIEPVYIELPGWQTDMSKMQSENEFPEEFNNYITFLESELEVPISIVSLGPDRAQTIVR, from the coding sequence ATGAAGGTCGATGTTATATTAGGACTCCAGTGGGGAGATGAAGGCAAAGGAAAGATTGTTGATGTTCTGACACCAAATTATGGAATTGTGGCACGCTTTCAAGGTGGTCCAAATGCCGGACATACATTGGAATTTGAGGGGCAAAAATATATTCTGAAATCAATCCCTTCAGGTATTTTTCAAGAAGGTAAATTGAACATTATTGGTAATGGTGTTGTGATTGATCCAGCTCTATTTAAACAGGAGGTTGAAGCTCTTGAAAAAAGTGGTCATAAATTGACAGACAGACTATACATTTCAAAAAAAGCACATTTAATTTTGCCTACACATAGACTGCTTGATGCTGCATCTGAAACAGCTATGGGAGAAGAAAAGATAGGTACAACCGGAAGAGGCATTGGTCCTGCATATACAGACAAAATAGGACGCCACGGGCTAAGAGTTGGAGATATTTTGAATAACTTTAAAGTGAAATATCAGAAAGCAGTGGAACGTCATAAAAAAGAACTCGATAATTATAATATTGAATATGACCTTAATTCTTTAGAGGCTGATTGGTTCGCTGGCATTGAAAAAATGAAAGAATATAAGTTTATTGACAGCGAGCAGTTTATTAATGATTATCTTAATGAAGGTGGTTCCGTTTTAGCTGAAGGAGCACAAGGATCATTACTCGATATAGATTTCGGGTCATATCCATTTGTAACATCCTCAAACACTGTATGTGCAGGAGCATGTACTGGTTTAGGAATTGCACCACGTCGTATTGGTGATGTTTTCGGAATATTTAAAGCATATTGCACAAGGGTAGGTAGTGGTCCATTCCCTACTGAACTCTTTGATGAAGATGGGCAGAAATTACGTGATAATGGCAATGAATATGGATCCGTTACTGGACGTCCACGTCGTTGCGGCTGGATTGACTTGGTATCATTGAGATATACTATAATGCTTAATGGCGTTACTAAACTTGTTATGATGAAAAGTGACGTACTTGATAGTTTTGAGACAATTAAAGCATGTGTAGCTTACAAAATTAATGGAGTAGAAACTGAAAATCTTCCATACGATATCTCGGGAGATATAGAGCCAGTATATATAGAATTGCCCGGTTGGCAAACAGATATGTCAAAAATGCAGTCTGAAAACGAATTTCCGGAAGAATTCAATAATTATATTACGTTTTTAGAGTCAGAGTTGGAAGTTCCAATATCAATTGTTTCTTTAGGTCCAGATAGAGCACAAACAATAGTAAGATAA
- a CDS encoding TIGR01777 family oxidoreductase, which produces MKTVLITGGSGMIGSRLSKLLLDKGYKVIWLSRERFVKAQIPRYRWDYRKGEIDSDALEQADIIIHLAGSNLGEGVWTRKKKQKIVESRVLTSRLILDTLIKLNKKPEIFISASAIGYYGMHTDEKVYNEDDFPAKNDFLSRTCKKWEAAAFNFTKELNIRTVVLRTSFVIHKNSHAFNKLKLPVRFGIGSPFGSGKQIFSWIHLEDLCNLYIKSIEDTSMEGVYNAVSPEHISNAEFMRCLAKEMKRPFFFPKIPSFMLRLFMGEASGMILEGSRISSRKIIDKGFIFKFNTASEAIKESF; this is translated from the coding sequence ATGAAAACTGTTTTAATTACCGGTGGTTCAGGTATGATAGGAAGTAGGTTGTCAAAACTACTACTAGATAAGGGTTATAAAGTAATATGGCTAAGTAGAGAGCGTTTTGTCAAAGCTCAAATTCCACGATATAGATGGGATTACCGTAAAGGTGAAATTGACTCAGATGCTTTAGAACAAGCAGATATAATTATTCACCTTGCAGGTTCAAATTTAGGTGAAGGTGTCTGGACCAGAAAAAAGAAGCAAAAAATTGTAGAAAGTCGTGTTCTAACTTCCAGACTTATACTTGATACATTGATTAAATTAAATAAAAAACCTGAAATTTTTATATCAGCTTCTGCTATTGGATATTATGGAATGCACACTGATGAGAAAGTGTATAATGAAGATGATTTTCCTGCTAAGAACGACTTTTTAAGTAGGACTTGCAAGAAATGGGAGGCTGCTGCTTTTAATTTCACTAAAGAACTTAACATTCGTACTGTTGTACTTCGAACATCATTTGTAATCCATAAAAATAGCCATGCTTTTAATAAACTTAAACTTCCTGTTAGGTTTGGAATAGGTTCACCATTTGGTAGTGGAAAACAGATTTTTAGTTGGATTCACTTAGAAGATTTATGCAATCTTTATATTAAATCAATTGAAGATACAAGTATGGAAGGTGTTTATAATGCTGTTTCACCAGAACATATTTCGAACGCTGAATTTATGCGCTGTTTGGCAAAAGAAATGAAGCGCCCATTCTTTTTTCCAAAAATACCATCATTTATGCTTCGATTATTCATGGGCGAAGCTTCTGGAATGATATTAGAAGGTAGTCGAATATCTTCCCGAAAAATCATAGATAAGGGTTTCATTTTTAAATTCAATACAGCTTCAGAAGCAATTAAGGAGTCATTTTAA